The segment TTATAGTCGCAAGCCGCAGGAGACGATCGTCATGGATTTTGGAACGCTGATTTTCACCAAACCCGAACGCGCGATTAGCGACGTGAAGTTCGCCGAAGACCACGGCTTCACTCACGCCTGGATTCCCGATTCGCACATGATCTGGGGCGACACCTACGCCTGCATGGCGCTGGCGGCAGTGAACTCGAGCCGTATCAAGCTCGGCACTGGAGTCGCGATTGCATCGAATCGGATTCCGCCGGTGACGGTGCATTCGATCGCGACGATCAACCAGGTCGCGCCGGGGCGGACGATCCTCGGCTTCGGCACGGGGCATACCGGACGGCGCGTGATGGGTCTGCCGCCAGTCAAGCACGCCGATTTCCGCGAGCAGGTGCGCGTGATTCACGATCTGCTGCGCGGCCGCGAGGCGATGTACGAGACCGAGGGCATGACGCGCCATATCCGCTATCTCAATCACGAGCGGCGCTTCATCAACCTCGACGATCGCATCCCGTTTTACGTCGCAGCCAACGGCCCCAAGACGCTGGCGCTCGCAGGTGAGTTTGGCGACGGCGTGATCACGACCGGTATCACCGATACCTCGCGGCTCGACAATGTCCGCAAGCATCTGGAGGCCGGCGCGGCGAAGGCCGGGCGCAAGCTGGCCAAGGATTTCCCGATCGTGTCGCTGACTCACGTCTGCGTGCTCGAGCCCGGCGAGAAGCTCGATTCGCCGCGCGTCAAGATGATGACGGGGCATTGGGTGATGGCGAGCTTTCATGCGATGGCGGCGGGATATGCGCGGCCCGGGTATCTGCCCGAGAGCGTTGCCCCGATCTACGCCGAGTACGAAAAATATGTCTCGCAGTTAGGCAAGTCCGACGAGCGCTACCTGGACCTGCACGTCGGCCATTGCGCATTCGTGGCGGCGGCTGAATGGCGTTTCGTGACACCCGAAACGATCTCCGGAACGACGATCATCGGCACGCGCGACGAAGTTATCGAGCGGCTGCGCGCGCTCGAGCGCGGCGGACTCACGCAGATCTTCATCAACCCGCCGATGGACGCGTTCAACGCGTGTATCGAGGAAATTTCGCGCGAGCTGATCGCCAGGATGTAGCGCGTTACGTCCAGCCGACGGGCACCTTCTGCATGTTCAATCGAGCCACGAAGATGGGATAAAATTATTTGAAGCAAACGGAGATAAAGCGAGGCTAAGGTGAGCGACGAAAAAGACCGGCTGGGACAAGCTCTACATAATCGCGGCAAGGCGATGGAAGATCACTGGGCCCATCAGCACGACGAGGAGATCCTCGCCAAGCTGCGCGAGCGCTACACCAAGCCGGTTCATTGCCCGGTATGCGGTGAGACGCTCGACGCGCGTGCAGCGATCGGCCTCGGCGGGATGGCCTGTCCGATGCAGCATGGCGCATGGCTGACATGGCCGACGCTTGAAGGGCTGCGAGCACGGCTCGCCAACGCCGCAGCGGCGCATCATGAGGCGGTAGGTGAGGTGCTGTTCGAGGCCATCGAGGACATCGTCGAAGACCTCGTCCACCGCCATCCCAAGGACATTCATTGTCCCGACTGCAATGCGAAACTCGAGGCTCGTGCTGCGATCGCCTATGGCTCGATCGGCCTCGGCGGGATGGCCTGCCCGAATCAGCACGGCGCATGGGTTGATCACGCGACGATCGAGAAAATCCGCGGCCGCCTTGACTTCGAACATCAAGCGGCTCGCTGAATCCGATCCTCCATCGTTATCAACGCGGCGCACTCCAAGAATGCGCCGCGTTTTTCTTTACGTCGGACGCATCACGCGGTTTTCGGGCGTGCAGGAAATGTGTAAGGATTCGGCTAACGCCGTGATTGCCTTCCCGACGCGACCCGCTTTGCGGGCTCGTACGGAACCCGCGCCGCGCGGGCGTCACCGCAACAGTCTCTACGGAGGACCCAAGGATGGCTAATGCCGATGGCGGCGAGTTGATCGCCCGCGTCATGCAAGAAAATGGGGTGCGCTATTGTTTCGCGATCAATGGCGGTCACCTGTTTCCAATTCTCGCTCAGCTTCGCAACCACGACATCAAGCTGATCCATATGCGACACGAACAGGCGACCGCCTATGCCGCCGATGCGTATGCGCGCGTCACCGGCGAGGTGGGAGTCTGCATGGTCACGGCGGGATGCGGTCTGACCAATGCCGTCACCGGGCTCTGCGTCGCCGGCCTCACTAATAGCGCCGTGGTCTGCATTTCCGGACAGCATCCGAATACCGAGGATCACCTCGGATCGTTCCAGGAGGCCTACGGCTCCGACGTCGTCGCGAGCTTCTCCAAGTTCACCAAGCGCGTCACTGACTGGAGCACGATCCAGTTCGATCTGCGCTCCGCCTTCCGCGAGGCGATCTCGCCGCCGCAGGGCGTCGCGCTGTTCGAGATTCCGCAGAACATCCTCTATCACCACGAGGAAGACGCGCGTCAACAAAAGGGCGCAGGCCGCTTCCAGATCGATGATGTCCGCTCGGGCGGCGACCCGGCCAAGATCGACAAGGCGCTGGAGATGCTGGTCGCTTCGGAGCGCCCGATCATCGCATGCGGCGACGGCGTGTTCTGGTCGCAGGCCGGACCCGAGATGAAGGAACTCGTCGAGCTGACGCAGATTCCGATCTACGCCCGGCGCGCCGGTCAGGGCGTCGTTTCCGAGGAGCATCCGCTGGCGATTCGCGGCGCTTTCAAGAAGCCCTTCACCGGCAACGCCGACGTGGTGCTCGCGATCGGCTTCCGTTTCTGGAGCGGCGAGCATTTCGGCCAGCCGCCGACCTGGACCGACAAGGCCAAGTACATCCAGGTTGATCCGACCCCCACGCGTATCGGATGGCAGGTCAATGCCGACCTGCCGATGGTCGGCGATCCGAAGGTTGTGCTGCGCCAGATGATCAATCGCGCCAAGGAGCTGAAGCTCGACTTCTCCAAGCATAAGAACTCGGCGTGGAACAAGCAGGTCTTCGAGACCCGCACGCGCTTCGACAACCAGATCAAGGAGCAGAACTCCAAGGTCACCAACAACACGCCGATTCATCCCGCGCGCCTGTGCGAGGATCTGATCACGGTGCTGGACAAGGACGCGACCACGATTATCGACAGCTTCACGCTCTCCGGCTGGATGAGCCGCGCGTTCACCTGCCGCTTCATGGGCCAGGTCGTCGACGCGGGCCCGCTCGCGCCGGTCGGTCACGGCGTCGGCATGTCGATCGGCGCGCAACTCGGCCGTCCGGGCAAGCAGGTCGTCGTGATCAGCGGCGACGGCGGCCTCGGAATCGGCGGCTTCGACATGGAAACTGCGGCGCGCTACAAGCTGCCGGTCATCACGGTGCTGTGGAACAACAGCTCGTGGGGTCCGAACTTCGATCAGATGCCCGGGCTCAAGGGCCGCACTGATCCGTTCAACATGCTGGACAAGATTCGCTACGACAAGGTCTTCGCCGAGATGGGATGCCATGGCGAGCATGTCGAGACGCCGGAGCAGATCATCCCGGCGCTCGAGCGCGCGTTCAAATCCGGCAAGCCCGCGATGATCAACGTGGTCGGCGATACCACCGTCGGCAACGCGACGCTCGGCGGCAACCTGCTCGGCTCGACGGGCTCCAAGGGCTGATCGACGATTCGATAACTATGGAAAGCGGGGCGAGCCTCAGAGCTCGTCCCGCTTTTTCTTTGGCAGCGCCGACAGTGAAAATCGCAAGT is part of the Candidatus Binataceae bacterium genome and harbors:
- a CDS encoding LLM class flavin-dependent oxidoreductase, coding for MDFGTLIFTKPERAISDVKFAEDHGFTHAWIPDSHMIWGDTYACMALAAVNSSRIKLGTGVAIASNRIPPVTVHSIATINQVAPGRTILGFGTGHTGRRVMGLPPVKHADFREQVRVIHDLLRGREAMYETEGMTRHIRYLNHERRFINLDDRIPFYVAANGPKTLALAGEFGDGVITTGITDTSRLDNVRKHLEAGAAKAGRKLAKDFPIVSLTHVCVLEPGEKLDSPRVKMMTGHWVMASFHAMAAGYARPGYLPESVAPIYAEYEKYVSQLGKSDERYLDLHVGHCAFVAAAEWRFVTPETISGTTIIGTRDEVIERLRALERGGLTQIFINPPMDAFNACIEEISRELIARM
- a CDS encoding thiamine pyrophosphate-binding protein codes for the protein MANADGGELIARVMQENGVRYCFAINGGHLFPILAQLRNHDIKLIHMRHEQATAYAADAYARVTGEVGVCMVTAGCGLTNAVTGLCVAGLTNSAVVCISGQHPNTEDHLGSFQEAYGSDVVASFSKFTKRVTDWSTIQFDLRSAFREAISPPQGVALFEIPQNILYHHEEDARQQKGAGRFQIDDVRSGGDPAKIDKALEMLVASERPIIACGDGVFWSQAGPEMKELVELTQIPIYARRAGQGVVSEEHPLAIRGAFKKPFTGNADVVLAIGFRFWSGEHFGQPPTWTDKAKYIQVDPTPTRIGWQVNADLPMVGDPKVVLRQMINRAKELKLDFSKHKNSAWNKQVFETRTRFDNQIKEQNSKVTNNTPIHPARLCEDLITVLDKDATTIIDSFTLSGWMSRAFTCRFMGQVVDAGPLAPVGHGVGMSIGAQLGRPGKQVVVISGDGGLGIGGFDMETAARYKLPVITVLWNNSSWGPNFDQMPGLKGRTDPFNMLDKIRYDKVFAEMGCHGEHVETPEQIIPALERAFKSGKPAMINVVGDTTVGNATLGGNLLGSTGSKG